The nucleotide sequence CAGGCGCCGCCGTGACGGGGGTCCTTTTCCAGGGTTTTGGTGTACTCGTTTACCGCGTCCTGGAAACGCCGGGTGAGAAAGTAGACGTTGCCGTGGATGTAGTTGTATTCGGCCGGCGGTTCTGAGCCGCTGCGCACGAATTCCGACAACTTGGTGTCGGCGTCGGCGTTCTGGCTCTTCAGTTGGGCGATCCGGCTTTCAATCCGGCTTTTTTCCACGCCCGTAGCCCGGCCTTTGGACGCTTCCAGGCCGGCGATCTGTTCGTTGTTGATATCTTTCTGTTTGCGCAGGGTGTCGAGGTATTGCTGGAATGTAAAGGAATACCATTTCTCTAAATGTTCGAAGCCCTCCTTGGCCGCGCGGATATGTTTTTCCGCTTTCTCGAGGTCGCGTTTTTTCAAGTAGATGTCCGCCAGCACGAAGTGGGCTTTGTCATGCCGGGAAAAGATCTCCAGACACTTCTCCAACTCCTTGACGGCTTTGTCGACTTTGCCCTTTTTGTACAGTTTTTCGCCATCCAGGTAATAACTGTTGGAACGCCTGAAGTCGCGGATCATCTCTTTTTCATCCTGGTTGAAATCCTTCTGGGCGAATCCGCTAAGCGTGAACAGCGGAATCAATAAAAGCGCAATACAAAACCCACAACTGAATTTCCGGGGGATGTGACGCATGAATCCCTCCTTTTCGGGAACAATCTTAGCATAATTAGACACAAACACGCCAGTTGCAGCAAAGCAAATTCCAGGGGTGCGGTTCCGTTCTGTCCTCAATAAGGGGCAATTCCGTATGCCTGCGGCCTTCAGGAGGTGTGTTACTCCCGAATCAGGGCGGCCTCGATGGCGGTAAGCATGCGTTCCGCGGCAGCGGAATCCGCAGAAAAGACTCCCCAGATGTATTGTTCCCGCCATTTCATGCTCAGGGGGCCACGGGATTTGTGATAGGGGTCAACAAACCGAACAGTGTTTTCATTTTGCGCTATTACGGCGGTGTGGGAACGGGCAAATTCCAGGTAGGATTCAATCATGGTTTTGGCGGCAGCCGAAGAGTCCGCCCGGATGATAAAGGGCTGGAGCGGGTTGTCCTCTACCGAATAGTCACAGATGAAAGCGTTTTCCAGGAAGCCATGGCCCAGAAAATTGCGCCGGATAAAGTGCTCGGAGCGGGGAATGCGGCCGGTTTTGGGAAATAATTCAAATATTTTAGGAAACCCGTCGGCATCGGGAATGCGTTCGGCGATCCCCCGAGCCAGGCTGGTCAGGATCTTTTGTT is from Candidatus Aminicenantes bacterium and encodes:
- a CDS encoding tetratricopeptide repeat protein; translated protein: MAGTIHLGSLFCGFRCRGTHAYRHRGRPDSGVTHLLKAAGIRNCPLLRTERNRTPGICFAATGVFVSNYAKIVPEKEGFMRHIPRKFSCGFCIALLLIPLFTLSGFAQKDFNQDEKEMIRDFRRSNSYYLDGEKLYKKGKVDKAVKELEKCLEIFSRHDKAHFVLADIYLKKRDLEKAEKHIRAAKEGFEHLEKWYSFTFQQYLDTLRKQKDINNEQIAGLEASKGRATGVEKSRIESRIAQLKSQNADADTKLSEFVRSGSEPPAEYNYIHGNVYFLTRRFQDAVNEYTKTLEKDPRHGGACNNLATIYFMHKRVDKAREYFDRAVEYGVQVNPKFKEALEKAEGK